One Mailhella massiliensis DNA segment encodes these proteins:
- a CDS encoding IS5 family transposase (programmed frameshift) → MXKELFYLSHEQIARIKRYFPRSHGIPRVDDRRVVSGIIYVIKHGLQWKDAPREYGPYKTLYNRFIRWSRLGVFNRIFAELVEQNGSTTRLMIDATHLKAHRTAASLLKKGAFSRCIGRTKGGLNSKLHAVCNAFGQPLAFHLSGGQVSDYKGAAVLLDTLPQAGELLADRGYDADWFRHALSRKGITPCIPGRHSRKTPVAYDKEVYKQRHKIEIMFGRLKDWRRIAMRYDRCAHTFFSAICLAAIVIFYI, encoded by the exons ATTTTNAAGGAACTTTTTTATCTTTCTCATGAACAGATTGCTCGTATCAAACGCTACTTTCCTCGTTCCCATGGCATTCCGAGAGTCGATGACAGGCGTGTCGTCAGCGGCATTATCTATGTCATCAAGCACGGCCTGCAATGGAAAGATGCTCCGCGCGAGTATGGACCATACAAAACTCTCTACAATCGTTTTATCCGCTGGAGCCGATTGGGTGTCTTTAACAGGATTTTTGCGGAGCTTGTTGAGCAAAACGGCTCCACAACACGCTTGATGATTGATGCCACACATCTCAAGGCACACAGGACAGCAGCAAGTTTGCTGAAAAAAGGGGCCT TTTCCCGATGTATCGGACGCACAAAAGGCGGCCTGAATTCAAAACTCCACGCTGTCTGCAATGCCTTCGGTCAACCGTTGGCCTTCCATCTGTCCGGCGGTCAGGTGAGCGACTACAAAGGCGCTGCTGTCCTGCTTGATACTCTGCCGCAGGCCGGGGAGCTTCTGGCGGATAGAGGCTATGATGCCGACTGGTTTCGTCATGCCTTGTCCCGTAAAGGAATCACGCCGTGTATTCCCGGCAGACACAGCCGGAAAACTCCGGTGGCCTATGACAAGGAGGTTTACAAGCAGCGGCACAAGATAGAAATCATGTTCGGCCGACTCAAGGATTGGCGCAGAATAGCCATGCGTTATGACCGTTGTGCCCACACGTTCTTTTCGGCTATTTGTCTCGCTGCCATTGTCATCTTTTATATTTAA
- a CDS encoding DUF262 domain-containing protein — protein sequence MKNTTFHTLIREHEIRIPLIQRDYAQGREDARSRRVRRDFLRALKEALTSEKPLHLDFIYGEEDGRTFLPFDGQQRLTTLFLLHWYAGLLDESTMPFTYEVRESARLFCRELRSRPHAGHLPRNGEKLSSFIKNQCWFSPAWRHDPTIAAMLVMLDEMDDTFRDMPDLVRRLKEKEPVRFFYEGVRNLGNSPEEIFIKMNARGRLLTDWEHFKAQFLPHLREKFPEKRAKDIADKLDNDWLDVFWTHFADRSGKEDPAEATDRNFAAFCRYLADMMLALPDPEAPDDAPGDDLFSRMVAALSPSRERLCPSCDNLDFLTKALDALHERIVPEKRIPSFFTGFFIKASPATLPQKGKISLFSQSVDENADLLICCCEGRAGHAENFLLFACLLVLAEGIGQEEAKTRLRILRNLLEHSSHEFVPEYRAAQLKGVYSLMVKGRLDEESRFNAWQLREEQAKRNLRTAFPDDAELQEAVDSLEDHPLLRGRIAVFSREEKETEAKTKTLVFEREPVLLAWRFFRLAFGEHPVPYDTVLRGLLSFGGYEPPRRKFCLSSHEGNIGKKREFLCASPGNEEHFSRMRHALQLMARTVREAETAEEAEKSMSRAAEAWLNACEERLPWRWYFAAYPFMRPAPCNTRGWYSHAFGTSPYKTFEWEHLATGNRNGSYWSPFVRAAFELARENGVEGLIWDDESKPCRLLAPCGLSLTMNECAWIITGAEGRETPLTEAQKSLLERLRALHPRIDEEGYLPVRGKDSEYGVDCHDIQGHQCRFYDTEDRIQLILPVLESMAKLEHS from the coding sequence ATGAAAAACACGACCTTTCACACGCTTATCCGGGAACATGAAATCCGCATTCCCCTCATCCAGCGCGATTACGCTCAGGGCAGGGAGGATGCCCGAAGCCGCCGGGTGCGCCGGGACTTTCTTCGTGCGCTGAAGGAGGCGCTGACCTCGGAAAAACCGCTGCATCTCGACTTCATCTACGGAGAAGAAGACGGGCGCACCTTCCTGCCCTTTGACGGACAGCAGCGCCTGACCACGCTTTTTCTGCTGCACTGGTATGCAGGTTTGCTGGATGAGAGCACCATGCCCTTTACCTACGAGGTGCGGGAAAGCGCGCGGCTCTTCTGCCGGGAACTGCGCTCCCGCCCCCATGCCGGGCACCTCCCCCGGAACGGGGAGAAGCTTTCCAGCTTCATCAAAAATCAGTGCTGGTTCAGCCCCGCATGGAGGCACGACCCCACCATCGCGGCCATGCTGGTCATGCTGGACGAGATGGACGACACCTTCCGCGATATGCCCGACCTTGTGCGGCGGCTGAAGGAAAAAGAGCCCGTGCGCTTCTTCTACGAAGGCGTGCGGAACCTCGGCAACTCGCCCGAGGAAATCTTCATCAAAATGAACGCGCGCGGCAGGCTGCTCACGGACTGGGAACACTTCAAGGCGCAGTTTCTGCCCCATCTCAGGGAAAAATTCCCGGAGAAACGGGCCAAAGATATCGCGGATAAGCTGGACAACGACTGGCTCGACGTGTTCTGGACGCACTTTGCCGACAGAAGCGGAAAGGAAGACCCCGCGGAAGCGACGGACCGGAACTTTGCCGCCTTCTGCCGTTACCTTGCGGATATGATGCTTGCCCTGCCGGACCCGGAAGCACCGGACGACGCGCCGGGAGACGACCTTTTCTCCCGCATGGTCGCCGCCCTCTCCCCTTCCCGCGAACGGCTCTGCCCCTCCTGCGACAATCTCGACTTTCTGACGAAGGCGCTGGATGCGCTGCATGAGCGTATTGTTCCAGAAAAACGGATACCTTCCTTTTTTACAGGGTTCTTTATCAAGGCCAGCCCCGCCACCTTACCCCAAAAAGGAAAGATTTCTCTTTTCAGTCAGAGCGTCGACGAGAATGCCGACCTTTTAATATGCTGCTGCGAAGGCAGGGCCGGTCATGCCGAAAACTTCCTGCTTTTCGCCTGCCTGCTGGTGCTTGCGGAAGGCATCGGGCAGGAGGAGGCGAAAACGAGGCTCCGCATCCTGCGCAACCTGCTGGAACATTCCTCCCACGAATTTGTGCCCGAATACAGGGCCGCGCAGCTCAAGGGCGTGTACAGCCTCATGGTGAAAGGACGCCTGGATGAGGAAAGCCGGTTCAACGCCTGGCAGCTCAGGGAAGAGCAGGCGAAACGCAACCTGCGGACGGCCTTTCCAGACGATGCGGAACTTCAGGAAGCTGTGGACTCTCTGGAAGACCACCCCCTTCTGCGCGGCAGAATCGCCGTGTTCTCCCGCGAAGAGAAGGAAACCGAAGCCAAAACAAAGACGCTTGTTTTCGAACGCGAACCCGTGCTCCTCGCATGGCGCTTCTTCCGCCTCGCCTTCGGCGAACATCCCGTCCCTTACGACACGGTGCTGCGCGGCCTTCTCAGCTTCGGCGGCTATGAGCCGCCACGCCGGAAGTTCTGCCTGAGCAGTCATGAAGGCAACATCGGAAAAAAGCGGGAATTTCTCTGTGCTTCCCCGGGAAACGAAGAACACTTTTCCCGCATGAGGCACGCCCTTCAACTGATGGCACGAACCGTCCGGGAAGCTGAGACCGCGGAAGAAGCAGAAAAAAGCATGAGCCGTGCCGCAGAGGCATGGCTGAACGCCTGTGAAGAGCGGTTGCCGTGGCGCTGGTATTTCGCCGCCTACCCTTTCATGCGGCCCGCCCCCTGCAACACGCGGGGCTGGTACAGCCATGCCTTCGGCACCAGTCCTTACAAGACCTTTGAATGGGAACATTTGGCGACGGGCAACAGGAACGGCTCGTACTGGTCCCCCTTTGTCCGCGCCGCTTTTGAGCTGGCGCGGGAAAACGGCGTCGAAGGCCTGATATGGGATGACGAGTCCAAACCGTGCAGGCTGCTTGCGCCCTGCGGCCTTTCCCTGACCATGAACGAATGCGCCTGGATCATCACCGGCGCCGAAGGCAGGGAAACGCCCCTGACGGAAGCACAAAAAAGCCTGCTTGAACGCCTGCGCGCCCTTCATCCCCGCATCGACGAAGAGGGATATCTGCCCGTCCGGGGAAAAGATTCGGAATACGGCGTGGACTGCCACGACATCCAGGGGCATCAGTGCCGCTTCTACGATACCGAAGACCGCATACAGCTCATCCTGCCCGTGCTGGAAAGCATGGCGAAGCTGGAACACTCCTGA
- a CDS encoding DUF262 domain-containing protein: MNEETAVRSLEDALKKKHFVVKSYQRGYRWTERQVRELCEDIATFAEKRKKPGEDSASDGERGDIYFLQPLIVRRDGEDWELIDGQQRLTTLFLMDAVLCRALQKESALSFHITYENRPQSGEFLKRLAEDPDHADSPEGKAQASKNIDFHYMAQASCVVRHYFQEHTPDEHLYRILTQNVRVLWYDVTHEEGSAEERFTRLNMGRIPLTCAELCRALLLSAPGEDDMREKSRKSALLGSMWDDMERSLREEDFMAFLGGDQGDDAPRMGFLLDLYTGRGNNTDELFSFHAISKLLEEKSAESILHELSLQHEYLRFWYEDNEYYHRLGYLNNVEGRSVLGELLKQAKISPKPALRDWISDRIRGSLSRNGAFPVLEDLHYPQNNHIILRLLFLFNVKYARRRKRRFPFRMYRRNSWSLEHIQAQNVEALHTKDQWQTWAKEHEKALSTLRFAALPPAAGVTEEAFTAERKRCTEELQSFLAQKNPTREDVDALSRTVFDFMKRMGASDGGDVHSLFNLALLDQNANSSLNNSLFVVKRMKILEKIKNGEDIPPATEAVFLRYFTEEEETLPWWSEKDREGYAKALHEMLDAFRPEQGEATV; this comes from the coding sequence ATGAATGAGGAAACTGCCGTCCGTTCTCTGGAAGATGCCCTGAAGAAAAAACACTTTGTCGTCAAAAGCTATCAGCGCGGCTACCGCTGGACGGAAAGGCAGGTGAGGGAACTTTGCGAAGACATCGCCACTTTTGCAGAGAAAAGGAAAAAGCCCGGCGAAGATTCCGCCTCCGACGGAGAGAGGGGCGACATCTATTTTCTGCAGCCCCTCATCGTCAGACGGGATGGGGAAGACTGGGAACTCATCGACGGACAGCAGAGACTCACCACCCTTTTTCTCATGGATGCCGTGCTTTGCCGCGCCCTGCAGAAAGAAAGCGCCCTTTCCTTCCACATCACCTATGAAAACCGGCCGCAAAGCGGCGAGTTTCTGAAGCGCCTTGCCGAAGACCCGGACCATGCCGACAGCCCGGAGGGAAAGGCGCAGGCCTCGAAAAACATTGATTTTCACTACATGGCGCAGGCAAGCTGCGTCGTACGGCATTACTTTCAGGAGCATACGCCGGACGAACACCTGTACCGGATACTCACTCAAAACGTCCGCGTGCTCTGGTACGACGTCACCCATGAGGAAGGCAGCGCGGAGGAGCGCTTCACCCGCCTGAACATGGGCCGCATACCCCTGACGTGCGCGGAACTGTGCCGCGCGCTGCTTCTCAGCGCCCCCGGTGAAGACGACATGCGCGAAAAAAGCCGGAAAAGCGCCCTTCTCGGCTCGATGTGGGACGACATGGAACGCTCCCTGCGCGAGGAAGACTTCATGGCCTTTCTCGGCGGCGATCAAGGGGACGATGCGCCGCGCATGGGTTTTCTGCTGGACCTGTACACCGGAAGAGGGAACAATACGGACGAGCTTTTCTCCTTCCATGCCATAAGCAAACTGCTGGAGGAAAAAAGCGCCGAAAGCATTCTGCACGAACTCTCCCTTCAGCATGAATACCTGCGCTTCTGGTACGAAGACAACGAGTATTATCACCGGCTGGGCTACCTGAACAACGTGGAGGGTAGAAGCGTTCTCGGAGAACTTCTGAAGCAGGCGAAAATCAGCCCGAAACCGGCCCTCAGGGACTGGATATCCGACCGCATACGCGGAAGCCTCTCCCGTAACGGGGCCTTTCCCGTGCTGGAAGACCTGCACTACCCCCAAAACAACCATATCATTTTGCGGCTGCTTTTCCTCTTCAACGTGAAATATGCGCGCAGAAGAAAACGGCGCTTCCCCTTCCGCATGTACCGGAGAAACAGCTGGAGCCTTGAGCACATTCAGGCGCAGAACGTGGAGGCGCTGCATACGAAGGATCAGTGGCAGACGTGGGCGAAAGAGCATGAAAAGGCCCTTTCCACCCTGCGCTTCGCCGCGCTCCCGCCTGCGGCAGGCGTGACGGAAGAAGCCTTCACCGCCGAAAGGAAGCGCTGCACCGAGGAACTTCAGAGCTTTCTGGCCCAAAAAAATCCGACGCGGGAGGACGTTGACGCCCTTTCCCGCACCGTGTTCGACTTCATGAAGCGCATGGGCGCTTCGGACGGAGGCGATGTTCATTCCCTCTTCAACCTCGCCCTTCTGGACCAAAACGCCAACAGCAGCCTGAACAACTCCCTGTTCGTGGTCAAGCGCATGAAGATACTGGAAAAAATCAAAAACGGCGAAGACATTCCCCCGGCCACGGAAGCCGTGTTTCTGCGTTACTTCACCGAAGAGGAGGAAACGCTGCCCTGGTGGTCGGAAAAAGACAGGGAGGGTTATGCAAAGGCCCTGCATGAAATGCTCGACGCCTTCCGGCCGGAACAGGGAGAAGCCACGGTATGA
- a CDS encoding helix-turn-helix domain-containing protein yields the protein METPLLRGFFFPASGGIAGQGPQRDTRLCCRKSLEGKFSCTSPAAGCRKDTKSHLPARTSPAGPSEFAGAGVSAAGKTPHGISQAQMADRPGMRRTLLRRALRELRKRGVIHTLNERPLVIADMDALRRLAENGQA from the coding sequence CTGGAAACCCCGCTTCTGCGGGGTTTCTTTTTTCCTGCTTCCGGCGGCATTGCAGGGCAAGGGCCGCAGAGGGATACACGGCTCTGCTGCCGGAAAAGCCTTGAGGGAAAATTTTCCTGCACCTCCCCCGCCGCAGGATGCCGGAAAGACACCAAAAGCCACCTCCCGGCCCGCACCTCCCCCGCCGGGCCTTCCGAGTTCGCCGGGGCAGGAGTATCCGCTGCCGGGAAAACGCCGCACGGCATTTCCCAGGCGCAGATGGCCGACAGGCCGGGCATGCGCCGCACCTTACTTCGGCGCGCCCTGCGCGAACTCAGAAAGCGCGGCGTCATCCATACCCTGAACGAACGCCCGCTCGTCATTGCCGACATGGATGCGCTGCGCCGTCTGGCCGAAAACGGGCAGGCGTAG
- the rpoN gene encoding RNA polymerase factor sigma-54, whose translation MAIEIRQQFKLSQQLHMTPMLKQAISLLLFSRQELVEAVQRELLENPFLEEREAESVPATPEPESGRNASEQDSPWPQEEVNRSAEWEEYLGEFSSQSRIAQQEYESAEEDNNPLEACHSAEPTLEAHLMAQLLLSPLTEKQKAIGECIIGNLDETGYLTATDEEIAALAGADAAEIAPVLSVIQNFDPVGVAARTLSECLLIQMRAEHYDRDPILVSLVRDHLEDLEKQRYKPLLRQFRIDMETLKDYICIIQSLEPRPGGSLGSSTPCYVSPDIFVRKVNGEFVILMNDEDLPHLQLSPLSEELSGQNRSSEEKDYMNDRLRSAVWIIRSLEERQRTLYQVMESIVKHQRDFFEHGIYGLKPLVLKDIAEDIGRSESSISRITTNKYVGTPHGIFELKYFFNSALSSSDGGQVGSESVKARIRSLIDNEDSAHPLSDEEISTRLNDGLGVKIARRTVAKYREELGLPSSSRRKKHL comes from the coding sequence ATGGCTATCGAAATACGGCAACAGTTCAAGCTGAGCCAGCAGCTCCACATGACGCCCATGCTCAAGCAGGCCATTTCCCTGCTTCTGTTCTCCCGTCAGGAGCTTGTGGAAGCGGTGCAGCGCGAACTTCTGGAAAACCCTTTTCTTGAGGAGCGCGAGGCGGAAAGCGTCCCCGCGACTCCCGAGCCTGAAAGCGGCAGGAACGCTTCCGAACAGGACAGTCCCTGGCCGCAGGAGGAAGTGAACCGCAGCGCGGAATGGGAGGAATATCTCGGCGAATTCTCCAGCCAGTCGCGCATCGCCCAGCAGGAATACGAATCTGCGGAGGAAGACAATAATCCCCTGGAGGCCTGCCATTCCGCCGAACCCACGCTGGAGGCCCACCTCATGGCCCAGCTTCTGCTTTCCCCGCTGACCGAAAAGCAGAAGGCCATAGGCGAGTGCATCATCGGCAACCTCGACGAAACGGGCTACCTCACCGCCACCGATGAGGAAATCGCCGCTCTTGCCGGGGCGGACGCGGCGGAAATCGCGCCCGTGCTTTCCGTCATACAGAACTTCGACCCCGTGGGCGTGGCCGCGCGCACCCTTTCCGAATGTCTGCTCATTCAGATGCGAGCCGAACATTACGACCGCGACCCCATTCTCGTGAGCCTTGTGCGCGATCATCTCGAAGACCTGGAAAAGCAGCGCTACAAGCCCCTGCTGCGCCAGTTCCGCATCGACATGGAAACGCTCAAGGACTACATCTGCATCATCCAGAGTCTGGAACCGCGCCCGGGCGGGAGCCTCGGTTCGAGCACGCCCTGCTATGTGAGCCCCGACATTTTCGTGCGCAAGGTGAACGGCGAGTTCGTCATTCTCATGAACGACGAAGACCTGCCGCACCTTCAGCTTTCCCCCCTTTCCGAGGAGCTTTCCGGGCAGAACCGCTCCAGCGAGGAAAAGGACTACATGAACGACCGCCTGCGCTCCGCCGTGTGGATCATCCGTTCCCTCGAAGAGCGGCAGCGCACCCTGTATCAGGTGATGGAAAGCATCGTGAAGCATCAGCGAGACTTCTTCGAGCACGGCATCTACGGCCTGAAGCCCCTGGTGCTCAAGGACATCGCCGAAGACATAGGCCGCAGCGAATCGAGCATAAGCCGCATTACCACCAACAAGTACGTGGGCACGCCGCACGGAATCTTCGAGCTCAAATACTTCTTCAACAGCGCCCTTTCCTCCAGCGACGGCGGACAGGTGGGTTCGGAAAGCGTGAAGGCGCGCATCCGTTCCCTCATCGACAACGAAGATTCCGCCCACCCCCTTTCCGACGAGGAAATCAGCACGCGCCTCAACGACGGACTCGGCGTGAAGATAGCCCGCCGTACCGTGGCCAAGTACCGCGAGGAACTCGGCCTGCCCTCCTCCTCCCGCAGGAAAAAACACCTGTAG
- the glmM gene encoding phosphoglucosamine mutase yields MSERLFGTDGLRGRVNTYPLTAEMALRLGLAAGTVFRSDECRRKVIIGKDTRLSGYMFESALTAGLCASGMDVYQVGPLPTPAIAFLTRNMRADFGVVISASHNPYHDNGIKFFDREGFKLPDEVEDRMAELILNKDYEWDYPASNKVGRAYRIVDASGRYIVYLKSSFPQQLTLDGLRVVIDCANGANYKVAPLALEELGAEVFRLGTSPDGLNINYQCGSLHPENLQAKVREVRADVGLALDGDADRLLVVDEKGRLLDGDQIMAICAEDLMRKGKLNNNILVGTVMSNMALEVFMKERGGELLRTKVGDRYVIEAMRRHNAMLGGEQSGHLIFREYGTTGDGLLAALQILRIMRESGRRLSELADRLKLYPQKLINVKITRKTPFEQCEKLMAAQKDIEEKLGSHGRVLLRYSGTENLCRVMVEGEDEDFVRRAARQLAEVAGEELR; encoded by the coding sequence ATGTCTGAACGTCTTTTCGGAACCGACGGCCTGCGCGGCCGTGTGAACACCTATCCCCTCACCGCAGAAATGGCGCTGCGCCTCGGCCTTGCCGCAGGCACGGTGTTCCGCTCCGACGAATGCCGCCGCAAGGTCATCATCGGCAAGGATACGCGCCTTTCCGGCTACATGTTCGAATCCGCCCTTACGGCGGGGCTCTGCGCCTCGGGCATGGACGTGTATCAGGTAGGCCCGCTTCCCACGCCCGCCATCGCCTTTCTCACCCGCAACATGCGGGCCGATTTCGGCGTGGTGATTTCCGCCTCGCACAATCCCTATCACGACAACGGCATCAAGTTCTTCGACCGCGAGGGCTTCAAGCTCCCCGACGAGGTGGAAGACCGCATGGCCGAGCTCATCCTCAACAAGGATTACGAGTGGGACTACCCCGCCTCCAACAAGGTGGGCCGCGCCTACCGCATTGTGGACGCCTCGGGCCGCTACATCGTGTACCTGAAGAGCAGCTTCCCCCAGCAGCTCACCCTGGACGGCCTGCGCGTGGTCATCGACTGCGCCAACGGCGCGAACTACAAGGTGGCTCCGCTGGCGCTCGAGGAGCTCGGCGCGGAGGTGTTCCGCCTCGGCACCTCGCCCGACGGGCTGAACATCAACTATCAGTGCGGCTCCCTGCACCCCGAAAACCTTCAGGCCAAGGTGCGCGAAGTGCGCGCCGACGTGGGCCTCGCCCTTGACGGCGACGCCGACCGCCTGCTCGTGGTGGACGAAAAGGGCCGCCTGCTCGACGGCGACCAGATCATGGCCATCTGCGCCGAAGACCTCATGAGAAAGGGCAAGCTGAACAACAACATCCTCGTGGGCACGGTGATGAGCAACATGGCTCTGGAAGTGTTCATGAAGGAACGCGGCGGCGAGCTTCTGCGCACCAAGGTGGGCGACCGCTACGTCATCGAGGCCATGCGCCGGCACAACGCCATGCTGGGCGGGGAACAGTCCGGCCACCTCATCTTCCGCGAATACGGCACCACCGGCGACGGGCTTCTGGCCGCGCTGCAGATTCTGCGCATCATGCGCGAATCGGGCCGCCGCCTCTCCGAACTTGCGGACAGGCTCAAGCTCTACCCCCAGAAGCTCATCAACGTGAAGATCACCCGCAAAACGCCCTTTGAGCAGTGCGAGAAGCTCATGGCCGCGCAGAAGGACATCGAGGAAAAGCTCGGTTCCCACGGCCGCGTGCTGCTGCGCTATTCCGGCACGGAAAACCTCTGCCGCGTCATGGTGGAAGGGGAAGACGAGGACTTCGTGCGCCGCGCGGCAAGGCAGCTTGCCGAAGTGGCGGGAGAAGAACTTCGCTGA
- a CDS encoding YbbR-like domain-containing protein: protein MSSISNSRIQTVLFALLSLVIATGLWYLVVGRDHVETQVELRVEYRGLPEGLIIREGMVNHISVRLRGSAELLRNLHSRDLVYTVDLSGVQRGATALPMAVDSIPDFKAFEILEIMPSRLVLEADALTERVVPLENKLLPLPEDSPYLISHPILEPSFVTVKGPETQVNSLDRLIVVYDPTKNASEGPHEANVAIVAPPQVEITPPVTTLRYSLDMKTENVTLTRDILLDSENAIYEVSPNKASVEISVPEALVEDKDYLDAVRVIVREPAAFTPGDRAEIPPIVMLPSGAGLVSIEPSSVVLSLREEEGGAVWAPAESIFSMPSSSFGMGLPNQRVTGDFSLNDIPLPADVLQPGDLKAPTMMSGEKPREEKASGAAQKPAAVAGAAAPAPAAQNRNGAAPEQAQQKAESADQEHK from the coding sequence ATGTCCTCAATCAGTAACAGCCGCATTCAGACCGTTCTTTTCGCGCTGCTTTCCCTGGTCATCGCCACGGGGCTGTGGTATCTCGTCGTGGGGCGCGACCATGTGGAAACGCAGGTCGAACTGCGTGTGGAATACCGGGGCCTGCCGGAAGGGCTCATCATACGCGAAGGCATGGTCAACCATATTTCCGTGCGCCTGCGCGGTTCCGCCGAGCTGCTGCGCAATCTGCACTCGCGCGATCTCGTCTATACGGTGGATCTTTCCGGCGTGCAGCGCGGGGCCACGGCCCTGCCCATGGCTGTGGATTCCATTCCCGACTTCAAGGCCTTTGAAATTCTCGAAATCATGCCGAGCCGCCTGGTTCTCGAGGCCGACGCCCTCACCGAACGCGTGGTGCCTCTGGAAAACAAGCTGCTCCCTCTGCCCGAGGATTCGCCCTACCTCATCTCCCACCCCATACTGGAACCTTCCTTCGTCACGGTGAAGGGGCCGGAAACCCAGGTCAATTCCCTGGACAGGCTCATCGTGGTCTACGACCCCACCAAGAACGCCAGCGAAGGCCCGCATGAAGCCAACGTGGCCATCGTGGCTCCGCCGCAGGTGGAAATCACCCCGCCCGTCACCACGCTGCGCTACTCGCTGGACATGAAGACCGAAAACGTGACGCTCACGCGCGACATTCTGCTCGACAGCGAAAACGCGATATACGAAGTGAGCCCGAACAAGGCCAGCGTGGAGATTTCCGTCCCCGAAGCTCTGGTGGAAGACAAGGACTACCTCGACGCGGTGCGCGTCATCGTGCGGGAGCCGGCCGCCTTCACGCCCGGCGACAGGGCCGAGATTCCGCCCATCGTCATGCTGCCTTCGGGCGCGGGGCTCGTGTCCATCGAGCCTTCCAGCGTGGTTCTTTCCCTGCGCGAGGAAGAAGGCGGCGCCGTGTGGGCGCCTGCGGAAAGCATTTTCTCCATGCCGAGTTCCAGCTTCGGCATGGGCCTGCCGAACCAGCGCGTCACCGGGGATTTCTCCCTGAACGACATTCCCCTGCCTGCGGACGTGCTCCAGCCCGGCGATCTCAAGGCCCCCACCATGATGTCCGGCGAAAAGCCCCGTGAGGAAAAGGCCTCCGGCGCGGCACAGAAGCCCGCGGCCGTCGCCGGGGCGGCAGCTCCCGCTCCCGCAGCTCAGAACCGGAACGGCGCAGCCCCGGAACAGGCGCAACAGAAAGCAGAAAGCGCCGATCAAGAACACAAGTAA
- the cdaA gene encoding diadenylate cyclase CdaA yields MFTLGQLTFGWRDLLDIIIVAILCYYGIRFVRGTRAMAALNGLLLLLALFAAAQFLGLFTLVWLLQNVFSSLFLVVVILFHQDIRQALSNMNFRMLFRRKTNVRTEMIRTVSRTACALAARRIGAIIVIERNVALGDMMEKGVKIDAVVSQDLLATIFFPNTALHDGAVIIGHNDRIVAAGCVLPLANLARQHFGTRHRAAIGITEVSDAISIAVSEERGEVTLAQDGHLSNPLNQERLERILANVLNQ; encoded by the coding sequence ATGTTCACACTCGGGCAGTTGACCTTCGGCTGGCGCGACCTGCTGGATATCATCATAGTGGCCATACTCTGCTACTACGGCATCCGCTTCGTGCGCGGCACCCGCGCCATGGCGGCCCTGAACGGCCTGCTGCTTCTGCTCGCCCTTTTTGCGGCGGCGCAGTTCCTCGGGCTGTTCACGCTGGTCTGGCTGCTGCAGAACGTGTTCAGCTCCCTGTTCCTCGTGGTGGTCATTCTCTTCCATCAGGACATACGTCAGGCACTGTCCAACATGAATTTCCGCATGTTGTTCCGGCGAAAAACCAACGTGCGCACGGAAATGATACGCACGGTGAGCCGCACGGCATGCGCGCTTGCGGCACGGCGCATAGGGGCCATCATCGTCATCGAGCGCAACGTCGCCCTCGGCGACATGATGGAAAAGGGCGTGAAGATCGACGCCGTGGTTTCGCAGGATCTTCTCGCCACCATATTCTTCCCCAACACGGCCCTGCACGACGGCGCCGTCATCATCGGCCACAACGACCGCATCGTGGCGGCGGGCTGCGTGCTGCCGCTCGCCAACCTGGCCCGCCAGCACTTCGGCACCCGCCACAGGGCGGCCATAGGCATCACGGAAGTGAGCGACGCCATATCCATTGCGGTATCGGAAGAACGCGGAGAAGTGACGCTAGCCCAGGACGGCCACCTCTCCAACCCCCTGAACCAAGAACGCCTGGAACGGATACTGGCCAATGTCCTCAATCAGTAA